From one Saccharomyces cerevisiae S288C chromosome XVI, complete sequence genomic stretch:
- the SWI1 gene encoding Swi1p (Subunit of the SWI/SNF chromatin remodeling complex; regulates transcription by remodeling chromatin; required for transcription of many genes, including ADH1, ADH2, GAL1, HO, INO1 and SUC2; self-assembles to form [SWI+] prion and to alter expression pattern; human homolog ARID1A is a candidate tumor suppressor gene in breast cancer): MDFFNLNNNNNNNNTTTTTTTTNNNNTNNNNTNNNNNPANNTNNNNSTGHSSNTNNNTNNNNTNTGASGVDDFQNFFDPKPFDQNLDSNNNNSNSNNNDNNNSNTVASSTNFTSPTAVVNNAAPANVTGGKAANFIQNQSPQFNSPYDSNNSNTNLNSLSPQAILAKNSIIDSSNLPLQAQQQLYGGNNNNNSTGIANDNVITPHFITNVQSISQNSSSSTPNTNSNSTPNANQQFLPFNNSASNNGNLTSNQLISNYAASNSMDRSSSASNEFVPNTSDNNNNSNNHNMRNNSNNKTSNNNNVTAVPAATPANTNNSTSNANTVFSERAAMFAALQQKQQQRFQALQQQQQQQQNQQQQNQQPQQQQQQQQNPKFLQSQRQQQQRSILQSLNPALQEKISTELNNKQYELFMKSLIENCKKRNMPLQSIPEIGNRKINLFYLYMLVQKFGGADQVTRTQQWSMVAQRLQISDYQQLESIYFRILLPYERHMISQEGIKETQAKRIFLQQFLQELLKKVQQQQQAAALANANNNINSASSAPTPAAPGASVPATAAPGTEAGIVPVSANTPKSLNSNININVNNNNIGQQQVKKPRKQRVKKKTKKELELERKEREDFQKRQQKLLEDQQRQQKLLLETKLRQQYEIELKKLPKVYKRSIVRNYKPLINRLKHYNGYDINYISKIGEKIDSNKPIFLFAPELGAINLHALSMSLQSKNLGEINTALNTLLVTSADSNLKISLVKYPELLDSLAILGMNLLSNLSQNVVPYHRNTSDYYYEDAGSNQYYVTQHDKMVDKIFEKVNNNATLTPNDSNDEKVTILVDSLTGNQLPTPTPTEMEPDLDTECFISMQSTSPAVKQWDLLPEPIRFLPNQFPLKIHRTPYLTSLKKIKDEIDDPFTKINTRGAEDPKVLINDQLSTISMILRNISFSDNNSRIMSRNFYLKRFISDLLWLVLIHPENFTCNRKILNFKKDLVIVLSNISHLLEIASSIDCLLILILVISFGQPKLNPMASSSSFGSESLTFNEFQLQWGKYQTFGVDILAKLFSLEKPNLNYFKSILLNKNTGNNLYDRNSNNNHKDKKLLRRLLNLYNDNNKNNNNRHNLLNDVVSFLFSAIPLQQVLSQSADPSLLIDQFSPVISQSLTSILVIVQKILPLSNEVFEISENNSDSNSNNNGNKDSSFNFNKNLPFVWLSSEENIGSGLLKLSEIILNINNSTSKNTLLQQQNYSKVLLPSINISCVQLIKCLVEKSICFENCLNNDPEILKKIASIPNLFPTDLEIFQLFTNPSVDIQIINQYQLLYNLKNDILTNLE, from the coding sequence atggatttctttaatttgaataataataataataataataatactactactactactactactaccaataacaataatactaataataataatactaataataataataatcCTGCTAATAATAccaataacaacaatagCACAGGCCATAGTAGTAATACTAATAACAATactaataacaacaatacGAATACCGGAGCCAGTGGTGTAGACGATTTTCAGAATTTTTTCGACCCAAAACCTTTTGACCAGAATTTGGATTccaacaataacaacagtaatagtaataacaatgataacaataacagTAACACGGTAGCCTCCAGCACGAACTTTACTTCTCCAACAGCAGTCGTTAATAATGCCGCTCCTGCTAATGTTACCGGTGGAAAAGCTGCTAATTTCATTCAGAACCAGTCTCCCCAATTCAATTCTCCATATGACTCAAACAATTCCAACACAAATTTAAACAGCCTGTCTCCTCAGGCTATTTTAGCCAAGAATTCAATCATTGATTCTTCCAATTTACCTCTTCAAGCTCAACAACAGCTATATGGCggtaacaataataataatagcacCGGAATTGCGAACGATAATGTAATAACACCCCATTTTATCACCAATGTTCAATCCATCAGTCAAAATTCCTCATCTTCTACTCCGAACACAAACTCTAACTCTACTCCGAATGCAAATCAACAATTTTTGCCATTCAATAACAGTGCTTCCAATAATGGTAATTTGACGTCTAACCAGCTTATTTCTAATTACGCTGCTTCAAATTCAATGGACAGATCATCCTCTGCAAGCAATGAATTTGTTCCGAACACAAGtgacaacaacaacaacagtaaTAACCATAATATGCGTAATAACAGCAATAATAAAACGagcaataacaataatgtCACTGCCGTGCCTGCTGCAACTCCCGCTAATACCAATAATTCAACTTCAAACGCAAATACAGTGTTCTCTGAAAGAGCTGCAATGTTTGCCGCTTTGCAGCAAAAGCAGCAGCAACGTTTTCAGGCTCtacagcagcagcagcagcagcaacaaaatcaacaacagcaaaatCAACAAccacaacagcaacaacagcaacaacagaaTCCCAAATTTTTGCAGAGTCAACggcagcaacaacaaagATCTATTTTACAAAGTCTGAACCCGGCATTACAAGAGAAAATATCTACTGAATTGAATAACAAACAATATGAACTTTTTATGAAATCTTTGATTGAAAActgtaaaaaaagaaatatgcCGTTACAATCAATACCAGAAATCGGCaacagaaaaataaatcttttttatctttatatGTTGGTTCAAAAATTCGGTGGTGCAGATCAAGTAACAAGGACCCAACAGTGGTCTATGGTGGCCCAAAGGCTGCAAATTTCCGATTACCAACAATTAGAATCAATCTATTTTAGAATTTTATTACCTTACGAAAGACACATGATTTCCCAAGAAGGTATAAAGGAAACTCAAGcgaaaagaatattcttGCAACAGTTCTTACAAGAACTATTGAAGAAAGttcaacaacagcagcaggCCGCTGCATTGGCCAATGCCAACAATAACATTAATAGTGCATCGTCAGCACCAACCCCCGCGGCTCCTGGCGCGTCCGTTCCTGCTACAGCAGCACCAGGAACAGAAGCAGGGATCGTTCCGGTTTCAGCAAACACTCCAAAAAGCTTGAATAGCAATATTAATATCAAcgtaaataataacaatattgGCCAACAGCAAGTTAAGAAGCCAAGAAAGCAaagagtgaaaaaaaagaccaAAAAGGAATTGGAACTAGAACGTAAAGAAAGGGAGGATTTTCAGAAACGACAACAAAAACTTTTAGAGGATCAACAAAGGCAACAGAAATTGCTATTAGAGACAAAATTACGTCAACAATATGAAATCgaactaaaaaaattgcctAAAGTCTACAAGAGATCAATTGTTAGGAACTACAAACCCCTAATCAACCGCCTCAAGCATTACAATGGTTACGATATCAATTACATCTCTAAAATAGGAGAGAAAATAGATTCCAACAAGccaatttttctcttcGCGCCAGAGTTAGGTGCAATTAATTTACATGCTTTATCAATGTCCCTCCAATCGAAGAATCTTGGAGAAATAAACACCGCCTTGAACACCTTGTTGGTCACAAGCGCTGACTCGAACTTAAAAATATCTCTGGTCAAATACCCTGAATTATTAGACTCCTTGGCAATACTCGGCATGAATTTACTGTCAAATTTGTCACAAAATGTTGTTCCATACCATCGAAACACTTCTGACTATTATTATGAGGATGCTGGATCAAATCAATACTATGTTACCCAACACGATAAAATGgttgataaaatttttgaaaaggtAAACAACAACGCTACACTTACACCGAATGATTCTAACGATGAAAAAGTCACTATCCTGGTAGATTCTTTAACAGGTAATCAATTGCCCACCCCTACTCCTACTGAAATGGAGCCTGATCTCGACACTGAATGTTTTATAAGTATGCAGTCGACATCTCCCGCAGTTAAACAGTGGGACTTATTGCCTGAACCAATAAGATTCCTCCCTAACCAATttcctttgaaaattcACAGAACTCCTTATttgacttctttgaaaaaaatcaaggatgaaattgatgatccatttacaaaaataaataccAGAGGGGCAGAGGATCCCAAAGTTCTGATTAACGATCAACTGTCTACCATCTCGATGATTTTGAGGAATATTTCATTCTCCGATAACAACTCCAGAATCATGTCGAGAAATTTTTACCTAAAGAGATTTATATCTGATCTACTTTGGTTAGTCTTAATCCATCCAGAAAACTTTACATGCAATAGGAAAATActaaatttcaagaagGATTTGGTTATTgttttatcaaatatttctcATTTATTAGAGATCGCTTCGTCCATTGATTGCTTGTTAATTCTTATTCTAGTCATAAGTTTTGGTCAACCAAAACTCAATCCAATGGCgtcttcgtcatcatttGGCTCTGAATCTTTGACCTTCAACGAATTCCAGTTGCAATGGggaaaatatcaaactTTCGGTGTAGATATTTTGGCCaaattattttcattggaAAAACCGAACCTAAATTATTTCAAATCAATCCTTCTGAACAAAAACACAGGTAACAACCTCTATGATCGCAACAGTAACAACAACCACAAGGACAAAAAGTTGTTACGAAgacttttgaatttatacaatgataacaataaaaataataacaataggCACAACTTGCTAAATGATGTGGTTtcgtttttattttctgcCATACCGCTGCAGCAAGTGTTATCGCAATCAGCTGATCCAAGTTTGCTGATCGACCAATTTTCTCCGGTAATTTCTCAGAGTCTAACTAGCATCTTAGTCATTgtacaaaaaatattgccGTTATCCAATGAAGTATTTGAAATCAGTGAGAATAATTCAGACAGTAACAGTAACAATAACGGCAACAAAGATTCTAGCTTCAATTTCAACAAGAATTTACCATTTGTGTGGTTGAGctctgaagaaaatattggaTCTGGACTATTGAAGTTAAGTGAGATAAtattgaatattaacaattCCACAAGTAAGAATACTTTGTTACAGCAacaaaattattcaaaggTGCTCCTACCGTCAATTAACATATCCTGTGTTCAGTTAATCAAATGTTTGGttgaaaaaagtatttgttttgaaaactgCCTAAACAACGACCCggaaatattaaaaaaaatagcatCGATTCCAAATTTGTTCCCCACGGATTTAGAAATTTTCCAGTTATTCACTAATCCATCAGTTGATATTCAAATAATAAACCAGTATCAATTACTTTAcaatttaaaaaatgataTCCTAACCAATTTGGAATGA